The DNA window CCAGGGAAAGTTTATTAGGAAGCAGTTGATCTATGGGTACCACACTTTGTTCAGACATATACCAAATATCGTAAAAAAAGCCGATAAAAGCAAGAAAATGAAGAGCCTTGAAGGGGAGTATTGAAGGAAAAACGAAAGACCCGGGGGCCTTTTAGCTCAGGTACGGGCCGAGGCGTTTGCCGCCGCAGCGGCCTGGGCGGACTTTTTCCTCATGTTCTGGATATATTCGCCGAGCTTCTTGTCGGATACGGCTATGTGGGTCAGAACCCAGTCCCGCAGGTACATGGCAAATTTATTGGGAAGAAATTTCTTCCCGGAGTTGAATTCCGCAACCGTAAGGAGGACTTCCTTAACGAAGGATTCATGCTGTTTTTTATGGCTGGCATACTCCGGGTAATTGATTCGCTTCTGAATAGCCTCTTCGGTAGCAAAATGGAGCTGCACATACTGAACCGTTTCACGGATGGTTTTGAGGAACCGGGCGTTGGCAACATCACCCCCCTTAAGGCAGCTCAAAAAAAGCTCATTGGTCAGCCGTATAAGTCCCTGGTGCTGTTCATCAACTAACTTGATACCAATAGAAAGGGAAGGGCTCCATTTGACGATTTCTCTGCTTTCCATAAAACAAAATCTCCTTGTCGCGAAAAAACATCCACCTTTAGTTTAACCTTTTTTTTTCTGAATAAGCAAGTATTTTAGTTATTATCGGCAGTTTTTCCCCCTTTCCGGGATTTTACTTTTAGTATTAAATAAGACCATGGATAATACCGGATCAGCATGGTCCCAGGTGGACCTTATCAGGGAAGCATTTCATTATCAGAGCCGCTTTGAAAGTTCCACCATGGTTTTCAAGATCGACTATCCGGTTACCGAAGACCCGGGCTTCCCCTATTTGATGAAGGATCTGGCCCTATTGGCCCAGACGGGGTTCCGGGTGGTAATCGTTCCCGGGGCCAAGGAATGGATCGACTCGGTGCTCCTGGAATACGGAATTGTATCAAACTATTCGGGCAGTACACGGATTACCACGGCTGCGGCGATTCCCTTTGTGGAGATGGCGGCCTTCCATGTGGCCACCCAGGTTATGACCGGCCTGGCGGCGGGGAGTTCCGTGGTACCCGGCGGTAAGACCGGCCGGGTTGACGCGGTAATTGGCAACTTTGTCCGCGCCAGGGGGCTTGGGGTAGAAGGCGGCGTCGATATGGAACAAACCGGCCAGGTGGACCGTATCCTCACCGACCCCATAAGCCGGGTCCTGGACCTGGGGATGGTCCCCATACTCCCCTGCATAGGCTGGAGCCCCGCGGGGAAGCCCTACAACGTGTCCAGTGACGAAATTGCCCTGGCCGCCTCCACCGCCCTTGGGGCGATAAAACTCTTTATCGTCACCCTGGACCAGGGGCTTCGGGCGCCGACCTATGCCCTGCCGGAGAACATCCAGTTCGGGGAAAATGGCCGTATCATCCGGCTCACCCCCCAGGAAACGGAAACCGTTCTTGAGATGAACCTCTCCTTCGGCGCCGGGGATAAGCCCCTGGACGAACTACGGCTGGCCCTTCAGGCTTCCAAGGCCGGGGTTGAACGGGTCCATATCATCGACGGCCGGGAAGAAGGGGCGGTACTCCGGGAACTTTTCTCCAACCTCGGTGCAGGAACCATGATCTACGCCGACGATTACGAATCTATCCGGCCCTTAAAGAACCGGGATATTCCGGACATACTCCGGCTCATGGAACCCCTGATGCAGAAGGGGGTCCTGGTACGGCGGCGCCCCGAAGACATTCAGGAAAAGAAAGACGATTATGCGGTGTTTGAAATTGACGATTCGGTCCACGCCTGCGGCGCCCTCCACGACTGGGGCGAGGGGCAGGGTGAAATTGCCGCCCTTACCACGGACCCCGCCTACGCCGACATGGGCTTGGGCCGGCGCATCGTCCGCTATCTCATCGACAGGGCTAAAAAGCAGGGCCTACGCCGGGTCTTTATCCTCACCACCCGTACCCAGGATTGGTTTGAACTCCTGGGCTTCAAGGAATGTCCTATCGATAGTCTTCCCGAAAAGAAACGGCGGAACTATGACCGGGAACGGAAAAGTAAGGCTTACGCACTGGAACTATCCCTTTGAATAACCCTGTGAGCCGGACATATCGCAAAAACGCCGGTGGGGTGGGAAATCCCCAGCGCGGGATGCTTGTAGAGTCTGCTTCCGCAGCCCCGCTACGCGGGTCTACTACAGCAGGGAATTCCAAATATCCCGCGCTGTGGCTTCCCCACCCCACCGGCGCCTATGCACTTAGCCTGTGTTTGAGTGTATTTCCCAGGAGCCGGCATATCGCCTAACTAAGCTTGGCGCATCACCCGGTACCGGAGCCGCCAAACTAAGTTTTGCTTAACTAAGTTTAGCGCATTGTTTGGGGGCGGAAATTGCCTAACTAAGTGTGGGGCTACCTGACAAAAGCGGGCGGAGGGAGGGGCATCCCCGGCCGAACACATTTGGAATTCCTCGCTGTAGTAGACCCGCGCAGCGGGGCTGCGGAAGCGAATTCTACAAGCGTGTGAGCGCCGGGGATGCCCCTCCCTCCGCCCGTTTTGCCATATCGCCTGCCACATCTTCTGAGTTCTTCTCTCTTTGTCAGTAAGATCCGTGGTTATTCCCGGACGGCCTTTTAACGCCGCCCCAGTTCAGTAAGACTTTGTATGGTCCTTTGACTTCCGGTGTACGCATCCTTGAACAAACGATAGTATTGCTGATATATGCCATGGTTCTCCGGGTTAGGAGTATAAATCCTGTCTTTATACCGGACAAAGGAAGCGCAGGCTTCTTCAATAGAACTAAAAACACCGGAACCAAGGCCGGCCATAAGCGCAGCGCCTATACAGGCCTGTTCTTCCGATACCGTTGTTTTTAACGGAATGTTATAGATATCCGCCTGCATTTGCAGCCAAACCGGGCTCCGCGCCCCTCCGCCGGAGGCGATCAGCTCCTCCGCCTGTAAGCCCAGGTCACCGCAAACTTCGATACATTGCAGCAAGGCATAGGTAACCCCCTCCATAACCGCCCGGGCCAGGTGAGTTCCCGAAGTGTTCAGGTTAAGCCCCATGAACATACCGCTTATGTTGGGGTTTACATGGGGGGTTCTTTCACCATTTAGGTAGGGTAAAAAAAGGAGACCACCGCTGCCGGGATTTAGTTTTTCTATTTCCCCATCCAAGGTACGGTAATCCACCGGGGGGAGGATGTTTCTGAACCATTTGAAGGCCAGACCGGCGCTCATGGTTGCACCCATGGTTATCCAGGCCCCGCTCCGGTAGGCGCAGAAGGTGTTGGTAGATAAGCTGGGGTTCCGGATCGGCCGGTCACTTTGGAAGCAAACCTGGCCGCTGGTTCCGATGTTCACCGTGGCCTGGCCGGGATGTATCGCTCCGTTTCCAACGGCCTGCATAACCTGATCGGCGCCGCCGTTAACAACCGCCGTCCCTTCCCAAAGGCCCGTGGCTTCCGCAGCTTTTTTGCTTACCCTTCCGGCAACATGATCCGAAGCGGAACATTCGGGGAAAAATTCCAGGGGAATATCCAGGGCGTTCAGCACTTCCTTAGACCAGCAGTTATGCTGTATGTCATAGGCGAGGGTGGCCGATGCGTCCGAGTAATCGGAACTCAGTTCCCCGCAGAGCATCATTTTCAAAAAATCCTTCGGCAAAAAAGCATACCGCACCCGGTCGTACAGTTCGGGCTCATTATCCCGTATCCAAACCAGGGAAGTTAAAAGAAAGCCCGTATATACCGGATTCAGCTGGGAACCGCTGAGATGCTTTTCTGTAAAGATCCGGTTGATTTTCTGTACCTGTACGCCGGACCGGGCATCGCAATGCAGTATGGCAGGACGGATTACATTCCTATCCTTATCAAGAAGCACGGCGCCATGCATCTGCCCGGAAAAACTTATCCCCCGTATTTCAGAAGCGGGGGCATTCAAACGGGAAAGGGCATTCCGGATACATTCGCAGCAGGCGGACCACCAAACTTCTGTTTTCTGTTCCGCATACCCATTAACCGGTGAATCAAATTGATACGCCTTGGAACTTTCCGCTTGTATCACACCCTTAGTATCAATGATGATCACCTTCAAACTTGAGGTGCCTAAGTCAATGCCCATTAAAAATGACATGGATCCGTTCCTTAACGCCGGTTAATTTTCTGTATAGCCCCGGCCAGCGCCCGCAGCCGTACCACCCGTCCTCCGCCAAAGGCCCGGTAACGCTCGCCGTCATCGGAGAAGGCGGAAGCCTGTTCGCCGGGGAATGGGGGGTACCGGGACTGGGTCCAGACCAGGGAAGGGTCGGAGAGACTTGTTTCCGGGTGGGCAGGGTTAAAGTAAATAAGGGATTCATGGACCCCCCGTTCCGCCAGGGGCGCCTCGTCGGTACTTTGGAGATAGCGGACTACCCCTTCGCGGAGATCCACCGATTGGATTACCGCAGAATGGACCATGCCTCCGTTGGAGCCCCGGAAAAGGAGGACATCCGCCGGCTGTATGTTCCGGATTTCATCCTTGACGGAAATTATTTCCCGGCTCCGGGAATTGAAGAACCAGGTTCCCACATAGTAGGAAACATCACCGCCTCTGGCGCCTATGGCCCGGCGCAGGGTCCGGCCAAGGTCTATGCCGCCTTTTTTAGCCACCAGGGAAAGGGTATGCCAGACAAAGCCGGAACAGTCCATGCCTGTCCAGCCTATACAGTAAAGGTAATTGTACACGTCGGTTTCGCTGATGCCCCCGCCGGACACGAGTACGTAGGGGCGGTGGGGCAAGCCCCGATAGGCCCCGGCCTTCATCCGGGCTATGTCGAAGAGGTCCCGGGAATGGGTCCAGGTCTGGGTGGGGATATCGAGGATCATCACCTTTTCTCTGCCGTCCCCCAGGGTTTCCGTATAGCTTTGAAAATCATCGCTGTCCAGGGTTTCGGTAATGTTTTGCCAAAGATATGCGGGGTCCGCCTTGCCGCCACCCAGGAACTCCCATGACTGTTCCGACAGCTGATCCCGCTCGTTGTTCTGGGCAAAGGGCATACGGAGGTTCATCACCTTACCGTCCAGGATGTAGGTCTTGAAACATTGGCGGTAGGCTTCTTCGATTACCCCTTCAACGCCGCTTCCCCAAACCCGGGCGGGATCGGAAAAGGCCGCCAGGTTCCGTTCGGTTTCCTCATCGGGATGTAAAGCGGGGATAATCAGGAGATATAGGGCATATAAAAAAACGATCCTTCTTCCCATTTCAGCCTTATCTTAACTATAATACTAACTATATCGACCGATTTATGTATGAATACAAGGGGGCCTTGGCTGCCATGGAACAAAGCGCGACCAAAACTTTCGGAATCCTTACCGCCGGCGGGGATTGCCCGGGCTTAAACGCCGCCATCCGGGGGGTGTGCCGGGCCGCCCACGACCGGTATAACATGACCGCCGTGGGTATCGCCAACGGTTACCGGGGGCTCATTGACGAGGACTGGCGGATACTGCGGCCGGTAGACTTTATGGGGATACTCACCAGGGGGGGGACCATCCTGGGAACCAGCCGGGAAAAGCCCTTCAAAGCCCGGTCCAGGGAATACAACAACGATATCGGGGAAGATAAGGTGGAGGCGATTAAGGAAAACTACCAGAAGCTCAAGCTGGACTGCCTGGTGGTCCTTGGGGGGAACGGTACCAATACCACAGGGTACCTCCTCTCCCGGGAAGGGCTGAACGTGCTGGGACTTCCCAAAACTATCGATAATGACATTATAGGGACCGACCGGACCTTCGGTTTCCACTCCGCCCTGTCCATCGCCACGGAAGCCATAGACAGGCTCCATTCCACCGCCCAGAGCCACAGCCGGGTGATGATCATCGAACTGATGGGGCATAAGGCGGGCTGGCTATCCCTCTACGCGGGGGTAGCCGGCGGGGGTGACATCATCCTGATCCCGGAAATTCCCTACGATATTAAAGTTATTGCCCGGCATCTGGAAAAACGGACAGCCAGCGGCAGGAGTTTTTCCATTGTGGTGGTAGCCGAAGGCGCCATGTCGGTGGAGGAAGCGCGGATGGAAAAGAAGGAGCGGAAGAAGTACCGGGAACAGACCGTTTCCCCTTCCATAGCCTACCGGCTGGCCCGGGAGATTGAGGCCGAAACGGGGCTGGAAACCCGGGCCACGGTCCTGGGCTATACCCAGCGGGGTGGCATACCCAGCGCGTCGGACCGGGTTCTGGCCACCAGCCTGGGTACCGAGGCGGCGAATCTTCTGGCCCGGGGGGAATACGGCAAAATGGTCGCCCTGCAGGGGGATGCCATCGGCGCAGTGGATCTCAGTGTGCCCGCAGGAAAGGTTAAGACCGTACCGGCGGATCATTATATGGTCGATACGGCCATGGCCGTGGGAACCTGTATGGGGGTATGAGATGCAGTTTGAACTTACCGAGGCACTGATCGATGATATTGTCTTCACCATGGAAAATCAGGAATGGATTTCTTACCTGGATACCCAGGAGGGAACGGTAGTTTCCGAAGACGATGCGGATCTGAAGAATGATGACAGAGACCGGTACATAGACCTTCCCGGCTGGGATTCCTCGGATGGTTACAACCTGATGGAACAGTTTGCCGCCGGGTTTAAAAACAAGGTGATCCGGACTAAGCTCAGCGCCGCCCTAAACCGGGGGAAGGGGGTATTCCGGGCCTTTAAGGATACCCTCGCTGAACATCCGGAGGCGGAAAAACTCTGGTATGCCTACAAAGACCGGGAGATGAAACGGGCGGTGATTCGCTGGTACAATACCCTGCGGGAAGCGTGGGGCTTGGAAAGTATTGGCGAAGAACCGGAGGAAACCGAAGATCTGGTTCAGGAAGATTTTAGGGTCCGGGAGCCTGTTCCGGAGGATGCGGAAAGGACGGCGGAACTGCACAAACTTTGCCTTGCAGAGAGTCCCCCCCCAGGCGCAATCCCCCATTGGTCCTTTCCGGGACAACTTGCCCTGGTTGCCGAAACCGGGAGTGGGGATTTCGCCGCCCATATCAGCGGGGCCGTTACGGGAAAAAGCCTGGAAATTACCGCCCTGGAAGTCCACCCGGAATACCGCGGCATGGGTATCGGGGAAACCCTGCTCATCCGATTGGTGGGTATGGCGGAGACCAGCGGGGTATCGGAAATTCTCATTGATGTTCCCCAGGACGCCGAAGGGTTTTCCCGGGTACTGCTCCGTGAATCCTTTACGCCCGTTCGGACCAGATACTGCAGAAAAAATATGGCATATTGAGTAAATTTTATTTATATGTCATGCTAAGATAAATTTTTAATAATAGGATGCATGAATGTCCGCAATAAACGATGAAAAAGTTAAAAACCGTCTTGATGAAATTTTAAAAAATATTCAGACCGAGGCGGATCCTCATTTGCTCAATCAATATCGTTCCCTTATCCGGAAGAAGGTTTCCTTTTTCCAGCGTTCCTACCTGGCTGCCTATCTTCTGATGCTCCAGGATCAGGCGGGCGGCGGCAGGTCCCGCGACATGCAACGAAGTTCCCCGCGCAAATCCGGCGGCGGTGAGCCCCCCCGGACCAGATCGAACAACACCCGGGACAATACCCGTGGGAGTGAACCAAGCGAGGGGGCAGAGCAGAACCGCCAGCCCTTACCATCGGCCCTGCCGGAGGATGAGTCCACCCGGTTGTTTATCAGCGTAGGCCGGAATCGCCGGGTCTTCCCCCGGGAAATCCTGGGGCTCATTGGTACAAAAACATCGGTTTCCAAGGATGATATCGGGATCATCAATATCCTGAATAATTATTCCTTTGTTCAGGTCCGCAACTCAGTGGCGGAGGAGATAATCGAAGCCCTGAACGGCATCAATTTCCGCGGCAGGACACTTGCGGTAAACTATGCCAGAAGCCGGAAAGAAGAAGACGGAGACAGCTTGGCTGCGCCATTGGAAGGGCTGCCCGGGGATAACAACGATGATACCGATTCCTACTCCGACTTTGATGATAGTTCCACTGCGGATCCCGAGACTGACGCAGACTCCAAAGAAGACTGATCCGGACAGCTTACTGCAGCAGATAGAAGATCATGGTGATAAAAAGAATATTTATCACCATCCCTATTACCACGAATAAACCCCCGGTGATCTCCAGGATATAGGCGCTCTGGGTGTAGCGTTTAGCCAGAATCTCCGGTTCCCCCGGTATGGCTCCAAAAACTGCACAGGGGTCCCGGGGTCTAATCGGAACCCCATCAGAAAGTACCCCAAAAACATACCAGCCTTCACCCTTTCTGGGCCGTTGCTCCGAAATGAGCAGAGGAGGAGAATCCTCCCCAGTGGGAAGCTCCTCATACCAGACTGCTCCATAGTTTTCGCCATTGGGAAGCCGTCCAACGTTGAGGCTTCCCGATGGGAGCTGCCCAACAGGGAGTCCCGTTGGAGACCCGTCCTGATGAAAGTCCCGAAAGTATTTAAGGGGCAGTCTGGCCAAATCCCGGTATGCCCGGAAAATACGGGCCCGCCACCAGAGCCGCCGGTACAGCACCGTGAGCAGTACCCCCGGCGGCAGCAGGGGCAGCAGGGGCGCAAAGAGGGCGATGACCGCGCTGATTACGGTTAAGCGAAAGGCAGGCCGGGGAAGAACGGATGCGGCGATGAAAACCTGGGAAAAAACGTTAAGGATAAAGCCATAGGGGGTGATTCGGTTCCAGTACTCGTTCTGGTGCCGTCCCGCCCGGATTGCCCGGGTGGCAAGGGTATGATCCGGACCGTCATAAAAAATAACCAGCAAAGGATGCTCCTTGGTAGAAACAAAGGTCCACCTGTCTTCCAGACGGGTAAGGAGCCCCCCCACAAAAACCTTGGCCCCCTCGGTGAGGGTAGAAATCCGATCCCAGCGTATCCGCTCAGGAGACTCCTCCCCGGGATCAAAGGGTCCCAGGGATTCGCCCCCCTCGGGCATGGGGAGCATATACGTATGGGCTCCCTCCAGGGCAATGGGGATAGTCATGGTATCGCTGCGGATCCAAAGGGTTTGGCCGTCCGGAGGAGAAACTCGGCCCTTATGGGCTTCGGCGGAGGAGCCTGTGAGAGATTCAAAACCTCCGGTAAACCGGTAAAGGCCCCCTTCCGGGGGGGTATTCTGACAGGCGGCGTAATCCAGCACAGGCTGCAGGCACAGTTCGTCAAACCGGCGGCGGAAGATACGCCAGGAACGGCGTAAGAAAAAAGCCCCCGCCACCGGTACCAGCCCACACCAGAGAAAGACCATAGCGATGATTACTAGCAAATAGGTGTTACGCAGGGTATTATACCTCCATGATCGATTCTATTGTTGTGGGGGCCATTGCAACCAACTGTTGGATCTATTCCCAAAACGCTGAATGCGCGGTTATCGATCCCGGAGCAGATCCCAAGGTCATCATTTCCCGGCTTAAGCGGCTCAATCTGCGCCCCCGGTATATTCTACTTACCCACGGCCATTTTGACCATATCGCCGCCCTGCCCGACCTTGTAGCAGCCTTTAAGGACGCCCCCCCGGTTATTGCCATCCACCGGGATGATGGGAAGTACCTGGGTCCCAATGCCTACGAAGTCCACCGGGAAAGTTTCACCGCAGCTGCAGGGAACGCCGACTATGTGGACGCCCTCTGGAAGGACATGCCTCAAGCAGACGAACTCCTCTCCGAGGGCAGCGTCATCGGCCCCTTTACAACCCTGCACCTCCCAGGCCACACCCGAGGTTCTGTCGGTTTCTACGACAAAGAAGCAAAGGTCCTCTTTAGCGGCGACACCCTGTTCCGGGGCGACTGCGGCCGCACGGATCTCCCCGGCGGAAGCTGGCCCGAGATTCAGCAAAGCCTCCGCCGCCTCTCAACCATGGACAAGGACATTACGGTCTACCCGGGGCACGGGCCAACCACCACTATCGGCGATGAAGCCGGAAACACGTACTAATCGCAATAACGGGCAGGGGGAGGGGGGTGCCTGTCCTCACACGCATGTAGAGTCTGCTTCCGCAGCCCCGCTGTGCGGGTCTACTACAGCAGGGAATTCCATATGTGCTCGGGCAGGCACTCCCCTCCCCCTGCCCGCCGGTGTTTGTTAGGTGTTTCCGGCATCATCTAACATCGCTAAACGGAGTGACTACACCGGTTAGCGCTTTGAGAGGGCTTCGGCAATATCGTAGCAGTAATCTCCTAACTTTTCGATACGGCGGACTAGGTCGATAAAGAGTAATTCGGTTTTTACATCCACCCCGGCTTCGATCCGTTTGCGTCCCAGTCTGCGTAGTTTATTACGGGATTTGTCGATTTCGCTTTCCAGGTCCCTGGCGCGTCCAATCTGTTCCTCCGTCAAATTCTGTCCCAAACATTCCCGCAGCAGGACAAGAAAATCCTCCACCAGATTCATGTAGGGCGACAGGGCATTCATCTCCTTTTCCCTGAATATCTGGTTCTTTTTAACGCTCCGTTCCAGAAGCAGACCGACGCTGTAGCAATCATCGGTCATGTCCTCCAGGTCGGCGATAATCCGCAGGAGTTGTGAAACCCACTGTTCGGATCGGGAATTCAGCTGCTCGCGGGTGCATTCCATGAGAAAAGCCGTCAAGGCTTCCCGCATTTGGTCGGCGTATTCTTCCTTCCGCTTCATGTTCTCCACCAGGAAAGTGACCGCTTCTTCCTTATCCCCAGTTTTCTTAAGGGACTGTAAACCGCTGCTAAAGGCGGCATACATGGAAGATACAAGCCCCGCCATGTCACGGATCTCCTTTTCCGCCCGGATAATATTCAGTTCCGGAGTATCCTGGAGAATATTGGACTGATATTCCAGCTTATAGGGGACGTTTTCCCCGGAGACATCCCTTCTGTCCTTAACGAGCCAAGAAACCAGAGCGGCAAACTGTTTAACAAAGGGCAGTAAAACAAGGGTGGTGACCAAATTAAAGGCCGTATGGAACATGGTCAGATGAAAGGCTATCATCGCCCGCGCCTTCTCATTCCCCAGGAGCAGCGCCGCTGTATCAACATCGCCGGGGATAATATGGTCCACCAGCCATATAAAGGGTTTAAAAAAAATGATGACGATAAGCGCGCCGATAACGTTAAAAAGCACATGCACCAGGGCGGTTTGTTTTGCCGCAGGCTTTGCGCCGATAGCCGCTATGGGTGCGCTGACGGTGGTACCGATATTAGCCCCCAGGATCATGGCAGCGGACATTTCAAAGTTGATCACCCCCTTACTCGCCAGGGTGATGATCAGAATGGTTGTGGCGGTGGATGAATTCATCATCAGGGTAACCACCGCTCCTGCTCCCACACCGATAAGCACTGAGAGGGCGCCCCTGCCGGAAAGATCGGCGATAAAGGACACCGCCTCCGGGGTTATCTCCGGAAGGGAGGTGGTCAGAAAATTCAGCCCCAGGAACAGAAAGCCAAAGCCCATTATGGCTGAGCCAAAATCCCGGTACCGCCATTTGACCGCCCGCATGATAAAACCAATCCCCACCGCAGGGAGGGCGAAGGAGGAGATATCAATACCGAAGCCCAGGAGGGACACCATCCAGGCAGTCAGGGTGGTGCCGATATTGGTCCCCATGATCACCCCGATGGACTGTTTCACCGTGAGGAGTCCGGCGTTCACGAAGGAAACCACCATCACCGAAACTGCCGCGGAGGAATGGATCAGAAAGGTAATCACCAGCCCGGAGAGAACCCCGATAAAGCGGTTCCCGGTCATAAAGTTCAGAGCCCGCTGCAGGCGCTCTCCGGAGGCCTGCTGAATCCCGTCGCTCATCACCTTCATCCCATACAATAAAAGGCAGAGTCCGCCGATTACCTTAAAAAGAATTCCGATAACTTGCACGCCAAAGTACCTACCCGGTATGGGACAAGACCCCTGCAATATTGTAGCAGTAGTCGCCCACTTTTTCTATACGCCGTACCACGTCTATAAACAGTAATTCTGTTTTGACATCCTCCCCTGCCTCTATCCGTTTCCGGCCCAGCTTCCGGAGCCTGTCCCGGGATTTATCAATGGTGTTTTCCAGTTTTTCCGCAAAGACCGCCTGCTCATCAGTAATACTACGGCCCACATGCCCCTTCACAAAGGCAAGAAAATCCTCCACATGGGCAACGTATGGCGCCAGGGCTTCCATCTCTTTTTTCTTAAAGAGCAGATCCTTCTTCACGCTCCGATCAAGGAGGAGGCTGACGCTGAAACAATCGTCGGTCATATCCTCCAGGTCGGAAATGATCCGCAGGAGCTGGGACACCTTTGTTTCCGACTGGTGGCTCAGCTGCTGGCGGGTGCACTCAAGAAGGAACCGGGTCAGCTCCACCCGCATGTCATCCGCATAAGCCTCCTTGGCCCGCATTTCCTCCACCAGGGTTTCCACAATGGGCGTCTTATCACCCTCTTCCCGAAACAACGCTAAGGTTTCGCTTACCTTGGCAAACATGGAGGCGGCAAGGTCGGTCATGTCCCGGATTTCCTTTTCCGCCCGGATGATGTTCAACTCCGGGGTGCTGCGGGTCGAATGCTGGTATTCCAGATGGTAGGTCCTGGGCAGCGCCAGCTTACCGTCCTTGTCTTTTATAAGGAAAGAAACCAGGGCGGCAAGCTGGGGCACTATAGGAAGGAATACGAGGGTACACATGATATTGAAGACCGAATGGAACATAGCCAGATGGGTGACTATTCCCACACCCATGGGATCGCCGGGAACTAATAGATCCACCAGATGTATTAGGGGCTTAAAGAAAATAACCGCAATAACGCTTCCCGCCACATTGAAAAGCACATGCACCAGGGCGGTTTGTTTTGCCGCAGTTTTAGTCCCAATGGCGGCCAGAATGGCGTCGATGGTGGTACCGATATTGGCGCCCAGGATCATGGCGGCGGCAATCTCAAAATTGATAACCCCTCCCCAGGCCAGGGTGATAACCAGGGTAATGGTGGCTGCGGAAGAGTGCATCAACAGGGTAACCACCGTACCGGCGCCCATCCCGATGAGCGCCGAAAGGAAGCCCAGATTGGAAACCCGCTGAATAAACGCCAGGGATTCGGGGTCAACCGTAGGCAGAGCATCGGTGAGGAACTTGAGCCCCAGAAAAATAAAACCGAAGCCCATGAAGGCGGCCCCCAGGACCTGATGTTTCCACTTAATCACCCCCATGAGGAAGCCTACCGCAATCGCCGGCAGGGCAAGGGCGGAAATATCTATGCTAAACCCGATAAGGGACACAATCCAGGCAGTGGTGGTGGTACCGATATTGGCCCCCATGATCACCCCGATGGCCTGGGTAAGGGAAAGGAGACCGGCATTCACAAAGGATACCAGCATAACTGAAACTGCCGACGAGGACTGGACCAGGGCGGT is part of the Treponema primitia ZAS-1 genome and encodes:
- a CDS encoding bacteriohemerythrin, producing MESREIVKWSPSLSIGIKLVDEQHQGLIRLTNELFLSCLKGGDVANARFLKTIRETVQYVQLHFATEEAIQKRINYPEYASHKKQHESFVKEVLLTVAEFNSGKKFLPNKFAMYLRDWVLTHIAVSDKKLGEYIQNMRKKSAQAAAAANASART
- the argA gene encoding amino-acid N-acetyltransferase, with translation MDNTGSAWSQVDLIREAFHYQSRFESSTMVFKIDYPVTEDPGFPYLMKDLALLAQTGFRVVIVPGAKEWIDSVLLEYGIVSNYSGSTRITTAAAIPFVEMAAFHVATQVMTGLAAGSSVVPGGKTGRVDAVIGNFVRARGLGVEGGVDMEQTGQVDRILTDPISRVLDLGMVPILPCIGWSPAGKPYNVSSDEIALAASTALGAIKLFIVTLDQGLRAPTYALPENIQFGENGRIIRLTPQETETVLEMNLSFGAGDKPLDELRLALQASKAGVERVHIIDGREEGAVLRELFSNLGAGTMIYADDYESIRPLKNRDIPDILRLMEPLMQKGVLVRRRPEDIQEKKDDYAVFEIDDSVHACGALHDWGEGQGEIAALTTDPAYADMGLGRRIVRYLIDRAKKQGLRRVFILTTRTQDWFELLGFKECPIDSLPEKKRRNYDRERKSKAYALELSL
- the xylB gene encoding xylulokinase; its protein translation is MSFLMGIDLGTSSLKVIIIDTKGVIQAESSKAYQFDSPVNGYAEQKTEVWWSACCECIRNALSRLNAPASEIRGISFSGQMHGAVLLDKDRNVIRPAILHCDARSGVQVQKINRIFTEKHLSGSQLNPVYTGFLLTSLVWIRDNEPELYDRVRYAFLPKDFLKMMLCGELSSDYSDASATLAYDIQHNCWSKEVLNALDIPLEFFPECSASDHVAGRVSKKAAEATGLWEGTAVVNGGADQVMQAVGNGAIHPGQATVNIGTSGQVCFQSDRPIRNPSLSTNTFCAYRSGAWITMGATMSAGLAFKWFRNILPPVDYRTLDGEIEKLNPGSGGLLFLPYLNGERTPHVNPNISGMFMGLNLNTSGTHLARAVMEGVTYALLQCIEVCGDLGLQAEELIASGGGARSPVWLQMQADIYNIPLKTTVSEEQACIGAALMAGLGSGVFSSIEEACASFVRYKDRIYTPNPENHGIYQQYYRLFKDAYTGSQRTIQSLTELGRR
- a CDS encoding C40 family peptidase; this encodes MGRRIVFLYALYLLIIPALHPDEETERNLAAFSDPARVWGSGVEGVIEEAYRQCFKTYILDGKVMNLRMPFAQNNERDQLSEQSWEFLGGGKADPAYLWQNITETLDSDDFQSYTETLGDGREKVMILDIPTQTWTHSRDLFDIARMKAGAYRGLPHRPYVLVSGGGISETDVYNYLYCIGWTGMDCSGFVWHTLSLVAKKGGIDLGRTLRRAIGARGGDVSYYVGTWFFNSRSREIISVKDEIRNIQPADVLLFRGSNGGMVHSAVIQSVDLREGVVRYLQSTDEAPLAERGVHESLIYFNPAHPETSLSDPSLVWTQSRYPPFPGEQASAFSDDGERYRAFGGGRVVRLRALAGAIQKINRR
- a CDS encoding 6-phosphofructokinase → MEQSATKTFGILTAGGDCPGLNAAIRGVCRAAHDRYNMTAVGIANGYRGLIDEDWRILRPVDFMGILTRGGTILGTSREKPFKARSREYNNDIGEDKVEAIKENYQKLKLDCLVVLGGNGTNTTGYLLSREGLNVLGLPKTIDNDIIGTDRTFGFHSALSIATEAIDRLHSTAQSHSRVMIIELMGHKAGWLSLYAGVAGGGDIILIPEIPYDIKVIARHLEKRTASGRSFSIVVVAEGAMSVEEARMEKKERKKYREQTVSPSIAYRLAREIEAETGLETRATVLGYTQRGGIPSASDRVLATSLGTEAANLLARGEYGKMVALQGDAIGAVDLSVPAGKVKTVPADHYMVDTAMAVGTCMGV
- a CDS encoding GNAT family N-acetyltransferase; this encodes MQFELTEALIDDIVFTMENQEWISYLDTQEGTVVSEDDADLKNDDRDRYIDLPGWDSSDGYNLMEQFAAGFKNKVIRTKLSAALNRGKGVFRAFKDTLAEHPEAEKLWYAYKDREMKRAVIRWYNTLREAWGLESIGEEPEETEDLVQEDFRVREPVPEDAERTAELHKLCLAESPPPGAIPHWSFPGQLALVAETGSGDFAAHISGAVTGKSLEITALEVHPEYRGMGIGETLLIRLVGMAETSGVSEILIDVPQDAEGFSRVLLRESFTPVRTRYCRKNMAY
- a CDS encoding DbpA RNA binding domain-containing protein, coding for MSAINDEKVKNRLDEILKNIQTEADPHLLNQYRSLIRKKVSFFQRSYLAAYLLMLQDQAGGGRSRDMQRSSPRKSGGGEPPRTRSNNTRDNTRGSEPSEGAEQNRQPLPSALPEDESTRLFISVGRNRRVFPREILGLIGTKTSVSKDDIGIINILNNYSFVQVRNSVAEEIIEALNGINFRGRTLAVNYARSRKEEDGDSLAAPLEGLPGDNNDDTDSYSDFDDSSTADPETDADSKED